The genomic window TCCAAGCTGTGGAGAATACCAGCCTCTGGAGTGGGATAGAGTCAAATGGGGTGAAGGAATAGACGGGATAGTAATGCAGTGTGAATACTGTGGAGCTCTTCATGGAGAAAGAGAGTGGAAAAGTAAGAAGCAGCTTAATGGCAAATGGATAGCGAAGGAGCCGGATAACAGGCACAAAGGATTTCATATTAATGAGCTGGCTTCACCTTTTAAGACTTGGGAGCAAATAAAGAAAGATTTTTATGAGTCCAAGAATGATACTGAAAAACTCAAGGCATGGACCAATACATCTATGGGGCAGACCTGGGAAGAGGAAACAGGAGATATTATTGATTATCAAAGTTTATTTGATAAAAGAATACCTTATGCAGCAGAGGTTCCAGATGATGTACTAATTCTTACAGCCGGAGTGGATGTCCAGGATGACAGACTGGAAATAGAGGTAGTTGGATGGGGCCTTGGGGAAAAATCCTATGGGATAGCCTATGAAAAGTTTATAGGAAACCCTGCCAAAGACAAAGTTTGGGATGAGCTGGAAGAGTATCTAAAACGTGACTTTAAATATCTAGACGGAGAAAAAATCAAGATAATAAACACTTGTATCGATACAGGAGGACATCATACTAAGAGGACCTATGACTTTATAGCTCCCAGGCAGAACACTTTGAGAGTCTACGGAATAAAGGGACGTGGTGGAGATGGGGTCCCTATTATAAATAAGGTCAGAAAAGACAAGAAGAATATGATAGATCTGATACCCCTTGGTGTAAATGCACTGAAAGATCTTGTCTACTCAAGACTTAAGATAGAAAGCGGTCCGGGAGCATGTTATTTTCCATCCAATCTGAATAGGAACTATGACATTAAGTATTTTATGGGGCTGACAGCAGAGGCCAAAGATATAAAAGACGGAAAAATAATATGGAAAAAGATTCGAGAGAGAAATGAACCTTTAGACCTTCGTAACTATGCAACGGCAGCCTTTGCACTTCTCAGGATAAACCTGGAGAGACTGGCTGAGGAAAGAGAGCTGAATAAAGGTCAAGAGGTAGGAAGCTATAAAACAGTCAAGGCCAGGCCTAAAAGATCGATAAGTAAGGGGGTCAAGTAGATGTATACGTTAGAGGAAGCAAAAGAAAAACTTCGAATGTGGCTGGATGCAGAGGAAGCTATAGCGGTAGCCGGTCAGGAATATGAGATAAACAACGGACGTAGGCTGACAAGGGCTGATATAAGGGAAGTGGGAAAGAGGATAGACTACTGGAAAAGACAAGTGGCTATACTTGAAGGAAAAACAAGGCGGAGCTTTCGGGCAATACCTAGAGATGTGTAGGGGGCCATATGAACTTAATGGACAAGGGAATATCTTATTTCAATCCTGAAAAGGCATTGAAGCGGACTAAGGCAAGAGCCCAGATATCTATGTTGGATAGAAATTTTAATAATAATGATCAAGGGTATGGAAGATCAGGAGCCAGCAGGGTAAAAAATGCCTTGAAAGCATTCTTCACCAAAAAGGGAGGGCCTGATAAGGACATAGTTGAAAATCTGGAACTTCTAAGACAGAGATCAAGATCATTGTACATGGGCGTACCTATAGCTGCAGGAATCTTGAAAAAATATAGGACCAGTGTGGTGGGTCAGGGCCTTGTTCCTAAACCAAATCTAAATTCTGAAAACTTAGGAATAAGTGAGGAAGAGGCAAGAAAGATAGAGAAACAATTAAAAAGAGAGTTTAACGCCTGGGCCAAGTCCCAGAATGCAGATGCAATGAGAATGCATAATTTTTATGTCCTTCAGGGACTGGTGATGCTTAGCTGGGTTATGAACGGAGATGTATTTGTCATACCTAAGCTCAAAGCTAGAAAAGGAGTTAAGAATAAATTATGTGTCCAGGTTATAGAGGCAGATAGAATTAAAAACCCTTTGGGCAGCTTTGATGAGGCTATAAAAGAAGGGGTGGAAATAGATGAAGATGGAGAAATAGCTGCCTATCACATAGCAAATAAGCATCCTGGAGATGCAACGGTAACAGAAACAGTAAGAGTGGAGGCATATAACAAATTTGGAAGAAGAAACATACTTCATATATTTGAACCGGAAAGACCGGATCAGCGGAGAGGGGTTCCACTACTTGCACCGGTAATAGAGAGTCTGAAACAAATTGGAAGATATAGTGAGGCAGAACTGATGGCCGCTGTAGTCAGTGGGATGTTTACAGTATTTATAGAACAGGGGGTAGAAGATGAAGAGATAGATCCCGGGCAGTATGGAATGGACGAAGAGGAACGTGCATTTCGAGAAGAAAGCGAGAAGATTGAACTTGGAAACGGAGCTATCAACATATTAAAACCTGGAGAAAAAGTAAACTCAGCAAATCCAGGAAGACCTAATGCCAATTATAAACTTTTTGTAGACTCAATCTATGAAGAGATAGGTTCAGGTATAGAGATGCCAAAAGAAGTGATGCTAAATCATTTTACAAGCAGCTACACCGCAGCTAGGGCATCTTTGGAAGAAGCCTGGAGAAGATTTCTAAGTGTAAGGGAGATACTGGTTAATTATTTTTGTCAGCCAATATATGAAGAGTTTATTCTGGGACAAGTGGCAAAAGGAAAACTGAAACTACCGGGATATTTCGATGATGAAATCATGAGAAAAGAGTATTCCAGAGCAACTTGGGTAGGGCCTAATAAGATCAGTATTGATCCATTTAAAGAGATGAGGGCAAGTGAGATAGCTCTTGATTTAAATATAACCAACAGGGAGATTATTTCTCAGGAGAAAGGATATGATTTTGATGAAGTGATAACTCAAAAGCTAAGAGAGGACAAATATATCAGGGAGAACACCCCGGAAGGAGGGACTGGTGAAGAAGAATAAGAAGTATTGGGAGTTTAGAAATAAAGAGAATAAGGGGACAGAGCTTCGAATCTATGGAGAAATAACAAAATTTTCATGGTGGGATGAAACTGTAGTAACTGCTTCGGATTTTGCAAGAGAACTGGAGGACCTGCAAGATACAGATTCTATAAATCTATGTATAAATTCTCCTGGAGGAAGCGTCACAGAAGCTCATGCTATATATAACATGCTGAAAAGGTATGCCAAGGCAAATAATGTGAAGATAACAACTTATATAGATGGAGTTGCAGCTAGTGCAGCCAGCTATATTGCCATGGCAGGAGACGAGATTTGTATGGGCCTTGGAGCTTCTCTTATGATCCATAATGTGAATGGCGGTGCATGGGGCGAGAGTAAGGACCTGAGAAAGACAGCGGACCTCATGGATAAGCTCAAGGAGAATATTATAGATATCTATGTGACTCAATCCAACCTTTCCAGAGAGGTGATAAGCAACCTTATGAATGAAGAGACCTGGATGACTCCGGAAGAGGCATTGGAATATGGCTTTATAGACAAGATAGAGACCTATGAAACGATAAGTGATGATGATATAGACAATCTTTTTACAAGAGAGATTACAAACAGTATAAGAGCTTTACCGCCAAGGGTAAATGAGCTACGAAACGTTAAGAAACAAGCAAAACCTGTAATAAATCAAAAACCAAAAGGAGAGGATATCGTGGATATAAACACTATCAGAAATGACCACCCAGATTTGTATCAGAAGATCAGAGAAGAGGCAGTATTGGAAGAAAGAAACCGGATGAAGGCTCTAGATGCAGTGCCGGCTCACAATCAGGAAGCTATCGACATGATAAACAAAGCCAAGTATGAAGAACCACAATCTGCTGAAAAAGTAGCGTATAACATCGTTACATCAGATTCTTTTAAAGCTCATAGAGAAATTGTTGAATTGGAAAACGAGCAGAAAATTAGCAGAAGCGGAGAGATCAAACCTCTTCCACCTCAAAATAACAAAAATGAGAAGGATGAGAAAATGGTCAATTCCATAGTAGAAAAAATCAATAAAATGAGGGGGCAGTAGAATGGGAGAAGTAATAAAACCAGATGAATTGTTTAACGGACTCCAAGGAGTTGTCGTAGCAGGCGAGGTAGAGCTTCCTGCAGGTGAATGGAAGAGGGGTATGCTTCTCGGAAAAGTAAATGGAGCATATAACTTATTGGGAGCTACTGATTATCCTGCAGCAAGTGTGGATTGTATATTGGCAGATGAAATTACTTTGGCAGAGGCTGGAAAAGCAGTGGCGTATTTCAGTGGAGAATTTAATTCTGAAAAACTGATAGTCGATCCAAGTATCACAGTCTCTGACGTAGTAGATCATGCTAGAAAATTACAAATATTTATAGGATAGAGGGGGTATTATGTACGATTTAAAAGTTTTAATAGCAGCATTGAGTCAATCTAAAAAGGTAAATCCGTTTTTATGGAACCTTTTAGTTAAAGGGACAAAAGAACACAGCAATACAAAGTTTGAAGTACATGTAAGAAAATCCAAAAGAAAAATAACTCCTTTTGTAGGGCCTAATCTCCCTGGTGTATTTTTAGGGAAAGAAGAATTTTCAATAAATGAGTATCAGCCGCCTATGGTAAAGCCTTTTAGAGTGGCTCATGCAAATGAACTTTTCAAACAGAAATTTGGACAGACAATATATGGAGATACTGTAACCTCTCAAGACCTAGCTTTGGATACTATAGCATCTGAGCTTGCAGATCTTGATGATGTTATAACTAGAAAAGAAATCCTTATGCTTGGAGAGCTTCTTTCTACTGGTAAGATGGCCATTCAAGGAAAAGGAGTATCGAGAGAGGCTATATCTTACGGTACGGACCCAGAAAACTTTGAAGAACTTCTGGGAACTGATGCATGGAATGATGCTGGAAGTGATCCTCTGGCTGATATGGAAAGATGGCAGATGCTGGTTCTTAAGAAGACGGGGCTTCTCATAGACTCCATTATTCTGACACCAAAAGCTAAAAAATACTTTATGGATCATGAAAAAGTCAAAGAAAAACTTAAATATACAGAAAGCAATGTGCTCAGAGTGCAGCCTAGAAGACTAGGAGACGGTGCATCATATCTTGGGACTATCCCTGAATTGAATTTGGATATTTATTCTTATGTGGACTGGTATACAAATGATGCCGGGGAAGAGGTAAGTATACTTGAAGATGGAGGAGTCTTAGCTTGTAAGGCTAAGAGTGTGACATTGCATTATGGTGCAATAAGTCAAATAGCTGGAGAGTCTAAGGCAAGACAGATATACATAGGAAAAAGAATTCCTAAACATTGGGTGGATGAAGATGCAGACCTTGAAAAGATAAGACTTGCAGCGGCTCCACTTCCTGTTTTGGATGATGCAGATGCTATCGTATTTTCTAAAGTAGTATCAGGGGTGTAATGAATTATGAGAGTGAGAGCTAATAAAACAATCAGATATAACGGAGTGACATATTTAAAAGGAGATATATTTGAGCCTGCTGAAAAGGATCTGGAAAGAATTATAAAAGGTGAGAAGGCCTTCAGTTTAATTGAAGATGCCCAATTGGAAAAGGACAAAGTGATAATTAAAAAACTGCCTATCTCATATACGGAGCTTTTGGAACTATCACACAAGGAACTGGATGAATTGGACGAGTCTCTGGAAATTGAAACAAAAGGGACGATAGCTGAAAGGTCAACTGGTATCTGGGATTTTTTAAGTCAGGGATCTAAAGTGGAAGAAGATGAAAACATTTAAGGAGCATCTGACTAATGATTTAAATTCAGCTTTTTTCAATGAGAGAGAGTTTGCAGAAAAAGTAGTTATTAATGATCTAGAGATGACGGTTGTCTTGGATAATATCAAGGAAAAGAAATCTAAAGGAGAGTATGAGTATGGTTATACCAATCATATAGAGGCAGAGAAGCTGATAATACTCAAATATTCAGATTATGAACTCATAGGCAGCCCTTCTCAGGGGGAAAGATTAATTCTAAATGGAGAATCCTTTGAAATACTAGACACAGATTCTTGTGACGGAATAGTAGACGTAAAGGTCAGGGTGTTTAAATGATTACAGTGGATATAAAAGAACTGGAAAAAGCTCGTAAGGAACTTGAAGGAATAAACAATGGTCTTGAAATTGTAGTAGCTCGTGCTGTCAAAACAGCAGCACGAGAAGCTAAAAAAGCTGCAGTAAATCGTGTAGCTGAAGAGTTCTTCATAGATAAAAAACCTGTGAGTGACAGTATTAATATCAAAAATCCGACAGTAGAAAATCCAGTAGTAGAGATAAGTAACAATAGAAAAAAAGACACTTTTACCCTTAAAAGATTTAAGGTGGAGGTTCCGCTTAACGGACCCATAAAGGTAGCTCAGAGCAGGAGTGGAGGGCTGAAAGAGTTGAAAAGAGGATTCTTGATGGCTCCCAAAAGTCAACCTGGGAACATCCAGGTTTTTAGAAGAGAAGGTAAAAAAAGATATCCTATAGAAGTGCAGAGAGGATATTCTACCGGGGGAATGCTTAATGCTGAAAATATCTCAGACTATGTAGAAGAGGTGGCCCAAGAGAAGATATATGGCCAAATAGATAAAGAAGTATCTAAATTCTTTAATAAGAAGGGGGAATAATGTCAATCAGGAACCTGGAACAGGAGATAAAAAGACGTGTAAAGGAAGCACTGAGAGGAACCCAACTGACAAACACAGAGGGAGAGTTTGTCGAGCCTTTGGTAGAGACGGGAGCCCTTCCCAAAGAGGTGGTCAAAGGAACTCCTTATGTGCTAATCCAGACAACCAATATTGAAGACAGTGATCACATAAGCAGTGCAGATGTAGCTATTCTTTATGGAACTGTCGGACTAGGATTGGAGGATTCCAGAAATAAGGAAAAGGTCAGATATACCCATGCAACCGGGCATTGGGATGTGATCTCAATTATAGATAAAATTAGGGTAGATTTTTTAAAAAATGTAAATTTTGATTTTGGGATCTTGGAGAGAGCTATGAAACACGAAATCTTTGGAGAAGTAAATTTTCCATATTTTCTAGGAGAGACAAGATGTAAATTTACAATCCCAACAACTGAGCCTCAAGATGATTATTTGTAAGGAGGAAAGATGGCAATTAAGAAAACTGAAGAAAAAAAATCTGAAGCAACTAAAAAAGAATATCCTAAAAAAAAGAGAGATTCAATTTATTACATAGGACCTACTGTTAAAAGAGGACTATTGGATAACGGGAGTGTATTTAGAGGTGGACTGCCCAAAGAGGTGGAGAAACTCAAAGAAAAATATCCAGGGATTCAGCCACTTTTTATTCCTAAGGATAAATATATAGAGGCGGTCAATAAAGTGAGAATTCAAGGGACAAAATTTAATATTCTCTACGAAAATGCCAAGAAAGATATAGGGGGGAGGTAGATAGATGGTAAATCATGGAGTTAATACAGGAGAGACACCAACTTCCATAGCCAGTATTATTCAGAGTGGTAATACTGCCATAATTGTAGGGACAGCACCAGTCAATATGGCATCTGATCCAAAGGTAAATGTTCCGGTTCTTTGTTACACAGAGAAGGAAGCTATAGCCGCCTTTGGTTATCACGATAACTGGAAAGACTACTCTCTATGTGAGGCAATAAGTGTATTTTTTAGGCTGTTTAAAGTAGGACCTGTTGTTTTGGTAAATGTGCTGGATCCTGAGATACACAAAGAAGGGATAGTGGACAAAGAGATTACTTTTACAGATGGCGTGGCTGTCGTGGATGATATAGGGGTTCTTCTAAATACTTTGGATCTGACTTATGTGTCAGACAGTACTCAAAAAACTTTAGGAACAGACTATACAGCTGCTTTTAAAGAGGATGGGACCGTAACACTGGTGGCACTCAATATTACAGACGGGGCCTATAAAGTGAGTTTTGATAAATTGAAACCTAGTCTAGTGGATGAGGACGATATTATAGGGGGAGTGGATGCGATAACCTTTAAAAATGAAGGATTTGCAACTATTCCACAGGTATTTACTAAATTTAACAGGGTTCCCAATATTGGACTGGCTCCAGGATGGACTCATAAACCTGCAGTGGCACAGTCACTGGTGTCTTCTATGAGAAATATCAATGAGGTTTTCAACGGAATTGCTTTAACAGATATTGATGCCGATACTGTGGATAATTACACCAAAGTTGCTGAGTGGAAGAATGACAACAGCTATATTCACGAGACCCAGTATAACTTTTGGCCAAGGGCCTGTATTGGTACCAAGATTTATCATATATCTACCTTAGTGGCTGCTTCTATGTATAAAGTGGATCAAGATAATAATGATATTCCATATGAATCTCCATCAAATAAAGCACTTAATACCACAGGAATTTGTCTTGAAAACGGGACAGAGGTAGATCTTATTCTTGGGCAGGCAAATTATCTTAATGATAATGGCGTAGCAACTTCTATAAACTTCAATAATGGATGGAGGTTATGGGGAAATAGGACAGGCTGCTATCCATTAAATACAGATGTCAAAGATAATACTATCTCCTGCAAAAGGATGTTTATCTGGGACAACAATAATTTTACACTTACTTTCTGGTTGGATGTAGATAAGCCGGCAGACAATAAGTTGATGGATAAGATAGTGGATAGCTATAACGATTACTATAACGGACTTGTGACTAAAAGTGTAATCCTTGGAGGAAGAATTGAATTCAATAGTGAAGATAATCCGACAACCAGTCTGATTGACGGAAAGTATTACTTCAAAAGATACATGACCCCTGTGGGAGTAGCTGAGTGTATAGAATCTGATCTGGAATACGATGTTGAATACTTACAGAACTTGTTTGGAGGTGGTAACTAATGCTAGGAGGAATACCTACGTCTCTGCAGGGCTTTAGTTTGTATATAGATGCATTAAAGGAAGTGGGAACAGTCGATCTTGAACTGCCTAATATCCAGTTTATGACAGATACTCTTTCAGGTTCTGGAATAGCAGGAGAAATAGAAGTCCCAGTACCTGGACTTACTCAGTCAATGACACTGAAGATAAAAAAGAGAGCTGTAAATCAGCAATTTACAACACTACTTGCACCAAGGAATCATCTTTTAACTTTCAGGGGAAACATGAACATGGCGGACCCAGAGCATCCTGTAAAAAAATCTAAAAATAGAAAGATTAGAGTGGTGGCCAATGTCACGCCTAAAAGTATGAATATAGGAAAGGCAGAGGTTGCCAAGTCCATGGATACAGAAGCTGAGTTTGAAGTAGCCAGTATCATAGTATTTGTAGATGAAGTTGCAAATTTACATATTGATAAATTTAATAATAAATTTGTCGTGGATGGAGTTAATTATCTTGATGACGATAATTTCTTATAAGAAGGGAGAAGAATGACTGATTTAATCAAAATAGAAAATAATAAGGAACATGGATTGGTGGTTTCCAGCAGAGTAGTGGCTGAGCAATTGGGAAAGAGACATGACCATGTAATTAGAGATTTAGAGGTTATTTTAACCACCCCAGATTTGGGGGCGTTAATTATTCATAGTGAATACAAGGGTGGAAATGGTCAGATGAGAAAGGAGTATTTTCTCACAAAAGATGGCTTCATACTCTATATGTTTAATATCCAGGGACACAATGATTTTAAGCTGGCTTATATAAATAAATTTAATGAAATGGAAAAGCAGCTAAAAGAATTATATGTTCCTAAGTCACTTCCTGAAGCTCTAAGAGCCTATGCAGATGCAGTGGAGGAGAAAGAAAAACAGAAGTTATTGGCAATTGAGAAGCAAAAGACTATTGATATGTTGGTACATGAAAACAAGCTGTATACAACTACTGAAATAGCAAAGGAAATGGGTTTTAAAAGTGCCATAGCTTTAAATATAGAACTTGGTGAAAGAAAGATACAGTTTAAGGCAAATGGAACCTGGGTGCTCTATTCTAAATACTCAGATCTTGGTTATGTATCTATAAAGCAAAATGTTTTAGATACAGGGAAGATAGTCTATGACAGAAAATGGACTGGAGAAGGCAGAAAGTTCCTGCTAGAAATGTTTCAAATAGCTGCATAATAAATCGTATAGAAAGGGGATTATAGATGGAAGAGAATAAATCGGTTGAGGAAACTGAAGAAAAAGTAGCAATAGTAGGAAGTATTATGAAAATAAAACTCTCTAAAAAAATAAAATTTAATGATGTGGAAATCATGGAAATCAATTTAGATTTCGGTTCCTTAACAGGAGTTGATATTTGTGAGGCAGAGAGTAATTTCAGGGATAGATTTTATGTGCCGGTTCCAGATGCAAATTATTCATTTGCTTACCAAGCGGCGGTAGCTGCCAAAGCTTCAAAATTGCCATATGAACTTATACTTGAACTAAATCATAGAGATTTTTCAGCAGTAACCGGTGCAACAAAGGGTTTCTTACTGGGATAGACCTCAATTCTAAAAAGAAATTGCAGGACTTGAGGGAGGCTATCCTCCTAGCAGGAAAGGTAAGCAATAGCGGGGCTGATTTTTTTTATAAAATGAAACTTAGAGAATTGGTCAGCTGGTTGGAGGCGATACCACGTGAGCGGTAGAAATTTTATGTTAAAAATAGGAGGAGCAGTAGATCCCTCCCTTTCAAAAAGCTTTCAGACCTCTTCTAAAGAAATGAAAAAACTAAGCGATGAGATGCTAAAACTAAAAAGCACCAACAGGCATATTTCAAAGCTAAAAGCTAGTGAAGAAAAGCTGGAAAAACAGTTTGCAAGTGGACGTGAAGAATATAAGAGGCAGCAAAGGGAGCTCTTTGGAACTAGTAAAAAAGTTAATGACTTAAGAAGGGCTATTGAAAAAACCAAGAAGCCTTCTAAAAGCATGATAAATGAGTTTAAAAAAGCTCAGAAAGCAGAGAATCACTTAAAAGAAACCACAGAAAATCAAAAGAAAGCCCTTACAGATATGATGAGGCAGATGAAAGCGGCTAAAAATGAGACCAAAAGATATTCCCAAAGCCAAGAAGAATTGGCCAAATCTATGAAAAAAGTAGAAGAGAGGCATAAGAAACTTAAAGAATATGAAAATCTTAAAAAGTCTGTTTCAAATAATGCTGGGGGAACTTTTGCCAGATCAGCTGGTCAGGCAGTGGCTCTAGGAGTGGCTGTGAAGTTTGCCATAGATGATGAAGAAGCCTTTGCAGACGTAAGAAAAACAACAGGATTGGCAGGAGAAGAAGCTAAAAAGTTTCAAAGAGAATTGAAAAAGGCGACAAAAGATATTCCTAAATTTAATTCAGAGATTTATGAGATAGCTGCAGCAGCAGGACAGGCTGGGATAAATCTTCAAGAGATCCCACAATTCACATCAGACACTGCCAAAGTTTCTGTAGCATTTGATATGGAGGCAGGTAAAGCTGGTGAAACCCTGGCCACATGGAGAGAAGCGTTTAAGATGAGCCAGAGTGAAGTAATAAAGCTGGCTGACCAGATGAACCTACTGGGTGACAGTATAAAAGTGGCTCCTGCTCAGGTGGCGGAAATAGCCACTCAGGTAGGGGGCTTAGGCAGAATGGCCAACTTTACAGAGGCTCAAACATCGGCTCTTGGAGGAACATTGATAGCTCTTGGGGTAAAAGATGCCGGGACAGCTTCTACTGCAATTAGAAAGCTTTATACCACTATGGCTTCAGGTGATTCTGCAAGCAGTACCATGTCCGCAGCATTTCAAAAGATAGGGATTGATCCTGGACAGTTGGCTGAGGATTTGCAAAAAGATTCTCAAGGGGCATTGATGAAAGTATTCCAGGGACTGAA from uncultured Ilyobacter sp. includes these protein-coding regions:
- a CDS encoding phage terminase large subunit family protein, with the protein product MQEKTKKLFRNSLKGLAPPLSLSINQWSDSYRYLSSESSAEMGKWNTDRAPYQRKMMECITDPLVFEITVMTSSQVGKTEILLNAIGRYMHLDPCPMMVVQPTVEMAKTFSKDRVAPMVRDTPSLKKLVKDSRSRDSGNTVMQKMFPGGHITFVGANSPSALASRPIRIILADEVDRFPKSAGDEGDPLTLAEKRTTTFWNRKHIRVSTPTIKNISKIEKLYLKSSQEKWCLPCPSCGEYQPLEWDRVKWGEGIDGIVMQCEYCGALHGEREWKSKKQLNGKWIAKEPDNRHKGFHINELASPFKTWEQIKKDFYESKNDTEKLKAWTNTSMGQTWEEETGDIIDYQSLFDKRIPYAAEVPDDVLILTAGVDVQDDRLEIEVVGWGLGEKSYGIAYEKFIGNPAKDKVWDELEEYLKRDFKYLDGEKIKIINTCIDTGGHHTKRTYDFIAPRQNTLRVYGIKGRGGDGVPIINKVRKDKKNMIDLIPLGVNALKDLVYSRLKIESGPGACYFPSNLNRNYDIKYFMGLTAEAKDIKDGKIIWKKIRERNEPLDLRNYATAAFALLRINLERLAEERELNKGQEVGSYKTVKARPKRSISKGVK
- a CDS encoding DUF6148 family protein — encoded protein: MYTLEEAKEKLRMWLDAEEAIAVAGQEYEINNGRRLTRADIREVGKRIDYWKRQVAILEGKTRRSFRAIPRDV
- a CDS encoding phage portal protein gives rise to the protein MNLMDKGISYFNPEKALKRTKARAQISMLDRNFNNNDQGYGRSGASRVKNALKAFFTKKGGPDKDIVENLELLRQRSRSLYMGVPIAAGILKKYRTSVVGQGLVPKPNLNSENLGISEEEARKIEKQLKREFNAWAKSQNADAMRMHNFYVLQGLVMLSWVMNGDVFVIPKLKARKGVKNKLCVQVIEADRIKNPLGSFDEAIKEGVEIDEDGEIAAYHIANKHPGDATVTETVRVEAYNKFGRRNILHIFEPERPDQRRGVPLLAPVIESLKQIGRYSEAELMAAVVSGMFTVFIEQGVEDEEIDPGQYGMDEEERAFREESEKIELGNGAINILKPGEKVNSANPGRPNANYKLFVDSIYEEIGSGIEMPKEVMLNHFTSSYTAARASLEEAWRRFLSVREILVNYFCQPIYEEFILGQVAKGKLKLPGYFDDEIMRKEYSRATWVGPNKISIDPFKEMRASEIALDLNITNREIISQEKGYDFDEVITQKLREDKYIRENTPEGGTGEEE
- a CDS encoding head maturation protease, ClpP-related — protein: MKKNKKYWEFRNKENKGTELRIYGEITKFSWWDETVVTASDFARELEDLQDTDSINLCINSPGGSVTEAHAIYNMLKRYAKANNVKITTYIDGVAASAASYIAMAGDEICMGLGASLMIHNVNGGAWGESKDLRKTADLMDKLKENIIDIYVTQSNLSREVISNLMNEETWMTPEEALEYGFIDKIETYETISDDDIDNLFTREITNSIRALPPRVNELRNVKKQAKPVINQKPKGEDIVDINTIRNDHPDLYQKIREEAVLEERNRMKALDAVPAHNQEAIDMINKAKYEEPQSAEKVAYNIVTSDSFKAHREIVELENEQKISRSGEIKPLPPQNNKNEKDEKMVNSIVEKINKMRGQ
- a CDS encoding major capsid protein, with amino-acid sequence MYDLKVLIAALSQSKKVNPFLWNLLVKGTKEHSNTKFEVHVRKSKRKITPFVGPNLPGVFLGKEEFSINEYQPPMVKPFRVAHANELFKQKFGQTIYGDTVTSQDLALDTIASELADLDDVITRKEILMLGELLSTGKMAIQGKGVSREAISYGTDPENFEELLGTDAWNDAGSDPLADMERWQMLVLKKTGLLIDSIILTPKAKKYFMDHEKVKEKLKYTESNVLRVQPRRLGDGASYLGTIPELNLDIYSYVDWYTNDAGEEVSILEDGGVLACKAKSVTLHYGAISQIAGESKARQIYIGKRIPKHWVDEDADLEKIRLAAAPLPVLDDADAIVFSKVVSGV
- a CDS encoding phage tail protein — encoded protein: MITVDIKELEKARKELEGINNGLEIVVARAVKTAAREAKKAAVNRVAEEFFIDKKPVSDSINIKNPTVENPVVEISNNRKKDTFTLKRFKVEVPLNGPIKVAQSRSGGLKELKRGFLMAPKSQPGNIQVFRREGKKRYPIEVQRGYSTGGMLNAENISDYVEEVAQEKIYGQIDKEVSKFFNKKGE
- a CDS encoding phage tail sheath family protein; its protein translation is MVNHGVNTGETPTSIASIIQSGNTAIIVGTAPVNMASDPKVNVPVLCYTEKEAIAAFGYHDNWKDYSLCEAISVFFRLFKVGPVVLVNVLDPEIHKEGIVDKEITFTDGVAVVDDIGVLLNTLDLTYVSDSTQKTLGTDYTAAFKEDGTVTLVALNITDGAYKVSFDKLKPSLVDEDDIIGGVDAITFKNEGFATIPQVFTKFNRVPNIGLAPGWTHKPAVAQSLVSSMRNINEVFNGIALTDIDADTVDNYTKVAEWKNDNSYIHETQYNFWPRACIGTKIYHISTLVAASMYKVDQDNNDIPYESPSNKALNTTGICLENGTEVDLILGQANYLNDNGVATSINFNNGWRLWGNRTGCYPLNTDVKDNTISCKRMFIWDNNNFTLTFWLDVDKPADNKLMDKIVDSYNDYYNGLVTKSVILGGRIEFNSEDNPTTSLIDGKYYFKRYMTPVGVAECIESDLEYDVEYLQNLFGGGN
- a CDS encoding phage major tail tube protein → MLGGIPTSLQGFSLYIDALKEVGTVDLELPNIQFMTDTLSGSGIAGEIEVPVPGLTQSMTLKIKKRAVNQQFTTLLAPRNHLLTFRGNMNMADPEHPVKKSKNRKIRVVANVTPKSMNIGKAEVAKSMDTEAEFEVASIIVFVDEVANLHIDKFNNKFVVDGVNYLDDDNFL
- a CDS encoding Rha family transcriptional regulator; the encoded protein is MTDLIKIENNKEHGLVVSSRVVAEQLGKRHDHVIRDLEVILTTPDLGALIIHSEYKGGNGQMRKEYFLTKDGFILYMFNIQGHNDFKLAYINKFNEMEKQLKELYVPKSLPEALRAYADAVEEKEKQKLLAIEKQKTIDMLVHENKLYTTTEIAKEMGFKSAIALNIELGERKIQFKANGTWVLYSKYSDLGYVSIKQNVLDTGKIVYDRKWTGEGRKFLLEMFQIAA